A section of the Quatrionicoccus australiensis genome encodes:
- the hrcA gene encoding heat-inducible transcriptional repressor HrcA has translation MIDDRSRSLLKTLVEHYIADGQPVGSRALSKFSGLDLSPATIRNVMADLEEAGFVSSPHTSAGRVPTARGYRLFVDSLLTVRPLEARQMGAMEEALNGQPASQIISSASHLLSGLTHFAGVVMAPRRGASRIRQVEFLSLSEKRILLIIVTMDGDVQNRILNTDKNYSPSELVTAANYLNQNFGGMDFEQIRHRLTQEIQQLRDDIRPLMTLALEAGDAALSENPAPYVISGEKNLLDVEELSSNMKRLRELFDLFDQRSSLMRLLDVSNRAEGVQIYIGGESGIAPLDECSVIAAPYTVDGQIVGSVGVIGPTRMAYERVIPIVDITARLLSSALSYQSDN, from the coding sequence ATGATTGATGATCGCTCCCGCTCCCTGCTCAAGACGCTGGTTGAACACTACATTGCCGACGGCCAGCCGGTCGGCTCGCGGGCACTGTCGAAGTTTTCCGGGCTCGACCTGTCGCCGGCCACCATCCGCAATGTCATGGCCGACCTTGAGGAAGCCGGCTTCGTCTCCAGCCCGCACACCTCGGCCGGCCGCGTCCCGACGGCACGCGGTTACCGCCTGTTCGTCGACAGCCTGCTCACCGTGCGACCGCTCGAAGCACGCCAGATGGGCGCCATGGAAGAAGCGCTGAACGGTCAACCGGCCAGCCAGATCATTTCCAGCGCCTCGCACCTGCTCTCCGGCCTGACCCATTTTGCCGGCGTCGTCATGGCGCCGCGCCGGGGTGCCAGCCGCATCCGCCAGGTCGAATTCCTCAGCCTTTCTGAAAAGCGCATCCTGCTCATCATCGTCACCATGGATGGTGACGTGCAGAACCGCATCCTCAACACCGACAAGAACTATTCGCCATCCGAACTGGTGACCGCCGCCAATTACCTGAACCAGAATTTCGGCGGCATGGATTTCGAGCAGATCCGCCATCGCCTGACCCAGGAAATCCAGCAGTTGCGCGACGACATCAGGCCGCTGATGACGCTGGCCCTTGAAGCCGGCGATGCCGCCTTGTCGGAAAATCCGGCGCCCTATGTCATTTCCGGCGAAAAGAACCTGCTCGACGTCGAGGAACTCTCTTCGAACATGAAACGCCTGCGCGAACTGTTCGACCTCTTCGACCAGCGTTCCAGCCTGATGCGCCTGCTCGACGTTTCCAACCGTGCCGAAGGCGTGCAGATCTACATTGGCGGCGAATCCGGCATCGCCCCGCTCGACGAATGCAGCGTCATCGCCGCCCCCTACACCGTGGACGGCCAGATCGTCGGCTCGGTCGGCGTCATCGGCCCGACCCGGATGGCCTACGAACGGGTCATCCCCATTGTCGACATCACCGCCCGCCTGCTCTCCAGCGCCCTTTCCTACCAATCGGACAACTGA
- the fur gene encoding ferric iron uptake transcriptional regulator, whose translation MSDPQSLKNMGLKATFPRLKILELFERTTVRHMTAEDVYRMLIAENMDIGLATVYRVLTQFEQAGLLERHFFESGKAVFEINHGKHHDHLVCIDCGRVEEFYDPEIEKRQNAIAEERGFAIQDHALYLYAQCTKTNCTHRNNPDDKS comes from the coding sequence ATGAGCGATCCCCAAAGCCTCAAGAACATGGGCCTGAAAGCCACCTTTCCGCGCCTCAAAATTCTTGAGCTTTTCGAGAGAACCACGGTGCGGCACATGACGGCGGAAGACGTCTATCGCATGCTCATCGCCGAAAACATGGACATCGGGCTGGCCACCGTCTATCGCGTCCTGACCCAGTTCGAACAGGCCGGGCTGCTCGAGCGGCATTTCTTCGAATCCGGCAAGGCCGTCTTCGAAATCAATCACGGCAAGCACCACGACCACCTGGTCTGCATCGATTGCGGCCGCGTCGAAGAGTTTTACGACCCGGAAATCGAAAAGCGCCAGAACGCGATTGCCGAGGAGCGCGGTTTCGCGATCCAGGATCACGCGCTCTATCTCTACGCCCAGTGCACCAAGACCAACTGCACGCACCGCAACAATCCCGACGACAAGTCCTGA
- the recN gene encoding DNA repair protein RecN, translating to MLRHLTIRDFVIVDRLELEFSTGFGTLTGETGAGKSILIDALTLALGERADAGVIRSGCDKAEVAATFDISALPEVRAWLLANDFDADSELLLRRVVDAGGRSRAYINGSSATAQQLREVGEWLVDIHGQHAHQSLLRSDAQRALLDAHAGLGSLVREVGSAFRIWREAGQALMAASEGAEALAREREQLEWQVRELAALSFGEDEWAGLDVEHRRLAHAASLIDGAQFALGVLAEDEGACERQIDSVATRLTSLAEYDPALEEVAALVQSVQAELSEAVSTLRRYADRADLDPARLAEVERRMDAVMANARKYRVQPPELPALLAGWQRRLGELEVAADLAALQARAAVAQKEYLALAGQLSSGRQKAATEMGLAVSEVMRQLALSSGRFEVALLPIENGQAYGLEQVEFRVGGLAGNEAKPLAKVASGGELSRISLAIQVLTSRSASVPTLIFDEVDVGIGGGVAEIVGRLLHELGGERQVLCVTHLPQVAAQANWQWQVSKATRDGVTLSAIAPLDEGGRVQEIARMLGGVEITEITRQHARELLRFQ from the coding sequence ATGTTGCGCCACCTGACTATTCGCGATTTTGTCATCGTCGACCGCCTGGAACTCGAGTTTTCGACCGGTTTTGGCACGTTGACCGGTGAGACCGGGGCCGGCAAGTCCATCCTGATCGATGCGCTGACCCTGGCGCTCGGCGAGCGCGCCGATGCCGGCGTGATCCGTTCCGGTTGCGACAAGGCTGAAGTGGCGGCGACCTTCGATATTTCTGCTTTGCCCGAGGTGCGCGCCTGGCTGCTTGCCAACGATTTCGACGCCGACAGCGAGTTGCTGCTGCGCCGTGTCGTCGATGCCGGCGGCCGTTCGCGCGCCTACATCAACGGTTCGTCGGCCACTGCGCAGCAATTGCGCGAAGTCGGCGAATGGCTGGTCGATATTCACGGCCAGCATGCGCATCAATCCCTGTTGCGCAGCGATGCGCAGCGCGCCCTGCTCGATGCCCATGCCGGTCTGGGTTCTCTAGTGCGCGAAGTTGGCAGCGCCTTCCGCATCTGGCGCGAAGCCGGGCAGGCGCTGATGGCAGCCAGCGAGGGCGCCGAGGCGCTGGCGCGCGAACGCGAACAGCTCGAATGGCAGGTGCGCGAACTGGCCGCCTTGTCCTTCGGCGAAGATGAATGGGCCGGGCTCGATGTCGAGCACCGTCGTCTGGCACACGCCGCCAGCCTGATCGACGGTGCGCAGTTCGCGCTCGGCGTGCTGGCCGAAGACGAGGGCGCCTGCGAGCGCCAGATCGACAGCGTGGCGACACGTCTGACCAGCCTGGCCGAGTACGATCCGGCGCTGGAAGAAGTGGCGGCACTGGTCCAATCGGTTCAGGCCGAATTGTCGGAAGCCGTCTCGACCCTGCGCCGTTACGCCGATCGTGCGGATCTCGATCCGGCCCGCCTGGCCGAGGTCGAACGGCGCATGGACGCGGTGATGGCGAATGCCCGCAAATATCGCGTCCAGCCGCCTGAGCTGCCGGCCTTGCTGGCCGGCTGGCAGCGCCGTCTGGGCGAACTCGAAGTGGCCGCCGATCTGGCTGCGCTGCAGGCACGCGCGGCGGTGGCGCAGAAGGAATATCTGGCGCTGGCCGGTCAACTCTCCAGCGGACGGCAAAAAGCCGCGACCGAGATGGGGCTGGCGGTCAGCGAAGTGATGCGGCAGCTGGCCTTGTCGTCGGGGCGTTTCGAAGTGGCTTTGTTGCCCATCGAGAACGGCCAGGCCTACGGGCTGGAGCAGGTCGAGTTCCGCGTTGGCGGTCTCGCTGGCAACGAAGCGAAGCCGCTCGCCAAGGTGGCTTCCGGCGGCGAGCTGTCGCGGATCAGCCTGGCCATCCAGGTGTTGACCTCGCGTTCGGCCAGTGTGCCGACCCTGATTTTCGACGAGGTCGATGTCGGCATCGGTGGCGGCGTCGCCGAGATCGTCGGTCGCCTGTTGCATGAACTCGGCGGCGAGCGTCAGGTGCTGTGCGTGACGCACCTGCCGCAGGTTGCGGCGCAGGCCAACTGGCAGTGGCAGGTGAGCAAGGCGACGCGCGACGGGGTGACGCTGAGTGCCATTGCGCCGCTCGACGAGGGCGGTCGGGTGCAGGAAATTGCCCGCATGCTGGGCGGTGTCGAAATTACCGAGATCACCCGCCAGCACGCCCGCGAACTGCTGCGCTTCCAGTAA
- the trxA gene encoding thioredoxin gives MPVVVDFWAPWCGPCRSMAPAFAQACAEFEPQVRFAKLNTENEQQLAAHFNIRSIPTLAVFRNGREIARQSGALDANSLKHWVRASLNKT, from the coding sequence CTGCCGGTCGTCGTCGACTTCTGGGCCCCTTGGTGCGGCCCCTGTCGCAGCATGGCCCCGGCCTTTGCCCAGGCCTGCGCCGAATTCGAACCGCAGGTTCGCTTCGCCAAGCTCAATACCGAGAACGAACAGCAACTGGCCGCCCACTTCAATATCCGCAGCATCCCGACCCTGGCCGTTTTCAGGAACGGTCGCGAAATTGCCCGCCAGAGCGGCGCACTTGACGCGAACTCCCTCAAACACTGGGTCCGCGCCAGTCTTAACAAAACTTAA
- the hemH gene encoding ferrochelatase, giving the protein MPRFLTEPPHRHGTAATTAVVLVNLGTPDAPDAPSLKRYLRQFLSDPRVVEIPKPIWWLILNGIILNIRPKKSAAKYASVWMPEGSPLRVHTERQAKLLAGYIGERGHHLTVTWAMRYGSPSIPDVLSRLKAGGATRILLVPMYPQYSASTTATVIDEACHWLTQIRNQPELRFIRNFHDDAGYLGALEQSVRKHWQASGQLTADARLIISFHGLPKRSLDLGDPYYCECQKTGRLLAERLKLQPEQYKVCFQSRFGKAEWLQPYTAPTLQALGKEGVRRVDIICPGFTADCLETLEEIAQEGRDDFLAAGGKEYHYIPALNENNDWLHALTSLVEQHLGGWPSKAEIDPRAQELTASLAVKHGAHS; this is encoded by the coding sequence ATGCCACGCTTTCTCACCGAGCCGCCGCACCGTCACGGCACGGCGGCCACCACCGCCGTCGTCCTCGTCAACCTGGGCACCCCGGACGCGCCGGATGCGCCGTCGCTCAAGCGCTACCTGCGCCAGTTCCTGTCCGATCCGCGCGTCGTCGAGATTCCCAAGCCGATCTGGTGGCTGATCCTGAACGGCATCATCCTCAACATCCGGCCAAAGAAATCGGCCGCCAAGTACGCCTCCGTGTGGATGCCGGAAGGTTCGCCGCTGCGCGTCCATACCGAACGCCAGGCCAAGCTGCTCGCCGGCTACATCGGCGAACGCGGTCATCACCTGACTGTTACCTGGGCGATGCGCTACGGTTCGCCATCGATTCCCGATGTGCTGTCCCGCCTCAAGGCCGGCGGTGCGACACGCATCCTGCTCGTCCCGATGTATCCGCAGTATTCGGCAAGCACGACGGCTACCGTCATCGATGAGGCCTGCCACTGGCTGACGCAAATCCGCAACCAGCCGGAACTGCGCTTCATCCGCAACTTCCACGACGACGCCGGCTACCTTGGCGCCCTCGAGCAAAGCGTGCGCAAGCACTGGCAGGCCAGCGGCCAGTTGACTGCCGATGCCCGCCTGATCATCAGTTTCCACGGACTGCCCAAACGCAGCCTCGACCTTGGCGACCCCTACTACTGCGAATGCCAGAAGACCGGCCGCCTGCTCGCCGAACGCCTGAAGCTGCAGCCCGAGCAATACAAGGTCTGCTTCCAGTCGCGCTTCGGCAAGGCAGAGTGGCTGCAGCCCTACACCGCACCGACCCTGCAGGCACTGGGCAAGGAAGGCGTGCGCCGCGTAGACATCATCTGCCCGGGCTTCACCGCCGACTGCCTGGAAACACTGGAAGAAATCGCCCAGGAAGGGCGAGACGACTTTCTCGCCGCCGGCGGCAAGGAATACCACTACATTCCGGCACTCAACGAGAACAACGACTGGCTGCACGCCCTGACCAGCCTCGTCGAGCAACATCTCGGCGGTTGGCCGAGCAAGGCGGAAATCGATCCGCGGGCACAGGAGCTGACCGCCAGCCTGGCCGTCAAGCACGGCGCCCACTCTTGA
- a CDS encoding TMEM165/GDT1 family protein, whose product MPDFAVLAPGSWFSSAGTTFLLIALAEFGDKSQLVCMTLAARHRGLPVVLGAIAAFAILNLLAVLFGAAVAAWLPAWVITLAVAVLFAVFGVSALRYEEEDEDEAIEEKPGHGVFATTFLLIFLAEFGDKTQIAVAGLGSTTAAAAVWTGATLALACTSLLGVFAGRKLLQRLPLVWIHRISGAFFILLALLALGKLAYGEI is encoded by the coding sequence ATGCCTGATTTCGCAGTACTGGCGCCGGGGAGCTGGTTTTCCTCGGCGGGGACCACTTTTTTGCTGATCGCTCTCGCCGAGTTCGGCGACAAGAGCCAGCTTGTCTGCATGACCCTCGCCGCACGCCATCGCGGCTTGCCGGTCGTGCTCGGCGCGATTGCCGCCTTCGCCATTCTCAACCTGCTTGCCGTGCTGTTCGGCGCCGCCGTTGCCGCCTGGCTGCCGGCTTGGGTCATCACGCTGGCGGTGGCCGTGCTGTTTGCCGTGTTCGGCGTCAGCGCCCTGCGTTACGAAGAAGAGGATGAGGACGAAGCGATCGAGGAAAAGCCGGGGCACGGCGTTTTCGCAACGACTTTCCTGCTGATTTTCCTGGCCGAATTCGGCGACAAGACGCAGATCGCCGTCGCCGGCCTCGGCAGCACCACCGCAGCCGCCGCCGTATGGACAGGCGCCACCCTCGCCCTGGCCTGCACCTCGCTGCTCGGCGTCTTCGCCGGCCGCAAGTTGCTGCAACGCCTGCCGCTGGTCTGGATCCACCGCATCAGCGGCGCGTTCTTCATCCTGCTCGCGCTGCTCGCGCTCGGCAAACTGGCCTACGGCGAAATCTGA
- a CDS encoding methyl-accepting chemotaxis protein has translation MKIWIRLTAAIWLTLAIIWTIIIVWATQVNRDTAIRQAQDFSQSIHEMTMAGLTGMMITGTVGQREVFLDQIKQLSIIKDLHVARGEAVVKLYGPDTKETRQLDPLEKQVMSTGVPYLSVESGNGNSYLHVINPTKASKNYLGKDCVLCHQVPEGTVLGIVSMKVSLDSVEADVSAFRIKIAGVALAAVGILLVIIYLLTNHFVTVPLDELRKGLSDIARGEGDLTRRLPVKGKDEVGQAALVFNEMMENFNQLVRQVRDSAAQVSARVAALSDNADRVSQSSHQQNEKSNDAAAAVEQLVSSISSIAQSAEHVQHQSQESLLRANEGSRNLKVLLGEMDVVEQAVKEMAGSVNEFVRSTEAITHMTREVKDIAEQTNLLALNAAIEAARAGEQGRGFAVVADEVRKLAEKSSRSASEIDSITATLSAQSVAVRRSIEEGLEHLESSQTAVATVSSVLQATNGSVTEVGHGLDAIAAATDQQRRVSGDVEASIEAIAGMARENNGTVEQTTGAAHDLKRLAEGLTAMVGRFKV, from the coding sequence ATGAAAATATGGATACGCCTGACGGCTGCCATCTGGCTGACACTAGCCATCATCTGGACGATCATCATCGTCTGGGCTACGCAAGTTAATCGCGACACGGCCATCCGACAGGCCCAGGATTTCTCGCAAAGCATCCATGAAATGACCATGGCCGGCCTGACCGGCATGATGATCACCGGCACGGTTGGCCAGCGCGAGGTATTCCTCGACCAGATCAAGCAACTGTCGATCATCAAGGATCTGCACGTCGCCCGTGGCGAGGCCGTCGTCAAGCTCTACGGCCCCGACACCAAGGAGACCCGCCAGCTCGACCCGCTGGAAAAGCAGGTCATGTCTACCGGCGTACCTTATCTTTCGGTCGAGTCCGGCAACGGCAATTCCTACCTGCACGTCATCAACCCGACCAAGGCTTCCAAGAACTACCTCGGCAAGGATTGCGTGCTCTGCCACCAGGTGCCCGAAGGCACGGTACTCGGCATTGTCAGCATGAAGGTATCGCTCGACTCCGTCGAAGCCGATGTCTCTGCTTTCCGCATCAAGATTGCCGGCGTTGCTCTGGCGGCGGTCGGCATCCTGCTCGTCATCATCTATCTGCTGACCAACCATTTCGTCACCGTACCGCTCGACGAATTGCGCAAGGGGCTTTCCGACATCGCCCGCGGCGAAGGCGACCTGACCCGGCGCCTGCCGGTCAAGGGCAAGGATGAAGTCGGCCAGGCTGCGCTCGTCTTCAACGAGATGATGGAGAACTTCAACCAGTTGGTCCGTCAGGTACGCGATTCCGCGGCCCAGGTCTCGGCCCGCGTCGCAGCGCTTTCCGACAACGCCGACCGCGTTTCGCAAAGCTCGCATCAGCAGAATGAAAAATCGAACGACGCTGCTGCAGCGGTCGAACAACTGGTTTCCAGCATTTCCTCGATCGCCCAGAGCGCCGAGCATGTCCAGCACCAGTCGCAGGAAAGCCTGCTGCGCGCCAACGAAGGCAGCCGCAACCTCAAGGTACTGCTCGGCGAAATGGATGTCGTCGAACAGGCCGTCAAGGAAATGGCCGGCTCGGTGAACGAATTCGTGCGCAGCACCGAGGCGATCACCCACATGACCCGCGAGGTCAAGGACATCGCCGAACAGACCAACCTGCTGGCGCTCAATGCCGCCATCGAAGCCGCTCGCGCCGGCGAGCAGGGTCGCGGCTTTGCCGTGGTCGCCGACGAGGTACGCAAGCTGGCCGAAAAATCGTCACGCTCGGCCAGCGAGATCGATTCGATTACCGCCACGCTGAGCGCCCAGTCGGTCGCCGTCCGGCGCAGCATCGAAGAAGGCCTGGAACATCTGGAAAGCAGCCAGACTGCCGTAGCCACGGTATCCAGCGTCTTGCAGGCCACCAATGGTTCGGTGACCGAAGTCGGCCATGGCCTGGATGCTATCGCTGCAGCAACCGACCAGCAGCGCCGCGTCTCCGGTGATGTCGAAGCCAGCATCGAAGCCATTGCCGGCATGGCACGCGAAAACAACGGCACGGTGGAACAGACCACGGGCGCCGCACACGACCTGAAACGTCTGGCCGAAGGCCTGACAGCGATGGTGGGCCGCTTCAAGGTCTGA
- a CDS encoding acyl-CoA thioesterase — MHLPDHQLSMTVLMTPDMANFSGNVHGGTILKLLDQVAYACASRYAGEYVVTLSVDQVMFRQSIHVGELVTFLASVNYTGRTSMEIGIKVLTENIREHSVRHANSCFFTMVAVDEQGKATPVPPRQPQTAEEKRRFQAAILRRELRQEFESRRQALHPVDIA; from the coding sequence ATGCATCTCCCCGACCACCAACTGAGCATGACCGTCCTGATGACGCCTGACATGGCCAATTTTTCCGGCAATGTGCACGGCGGCACCATCCTCAAGCTGCTCGACCAGGTTGCCTATGCCTGCGCCAGCCGCTACGCCGGCGAATATGTCGTCACCTTGTCGGTCGACCAAGTGATGTTCCGGCAATCCATCCACGTCGGCGAACTGGTGACCTTCCTGGCCAGCGTCAATTACACCGGTCGCACGTCGATGGAAATCGGCATCAAGGTGCTCACCGAGAACATCCGCGAACACAGCGTGCGCCACGCCAACAGCTGCTTCTTCACGATGGTCGCCGTCGACGAACAGGGCAAGGCGACACCGGTGCCGCCACGCCAGCCGCAAACGGCCGAAGAAAAGCGCCGCTTCCAGGCCGCCATCCTGCGCCGCGAACTGCGCCAGGAGTTCGAATCGCGCCGCCAGGCCCTGCATCCGGTCGACATCGCGTAA
- a CDS encoding VCBS repeat-containing protein yields MKIASAQLQMSSSHNSTQRHEVRESTQMWVGQRRPNSEPQVRQPAANSSLVTLSDAARQGSQSAEAINSEVDAAVDNDPMLNLIRSMLEYLTGKKIHTFDSSQLHGSNGSATSNTAPAASGSPGNTPAPAAGYGMAYDYHESYSETEQTSFSATGSVQTADGRSINFNVELSMSRSYYEESNVSIRLGDAARQVDPLVLNFAGNAAQLTDQRFAFDLNSDGSAEQINFVAPGSGFLVFDRNHDGVINNGKEMFGPSSGNGFSELAALDDDKNGWIDENDAAFGQLQVWTRNADAKEQLLSLGDAGVGAIALANVATPFSLKNDSNQLLGKIRSSGIFLQEDGSAGTIQQIDLTA; encoded by the coding sequence ATGAAAATCGCCAGCGCCCAGCTGCAAATGAGTTCATCGCACAACAGCACGCAACGCCACGAAGTTCGCGAATCGACACAGATGTGGGTTGGTCAGCGCCGGCCCAACAGCGAGCCGCAAGTCCGCCAGCCGGCCGCGAACAGCAGCCTCGTGACACTCTCCGATGCGGCAAGGCAGGGCAGCCAATCTGCGGAAGCGATCAACTCGGAGGTCGATGCAGCGGTCGACAATGATCCGATGCTGAATTTGATCCGCAGCATGCTGGAATATCTGACCGGCAAAAAAATTCACACGTTTGACAGCAGCCAGCTGCACGGCAGCAATGGCTCGGCAACCAGCAACACAGCACCGGCAGCAAGCGGCAGCCCAGGCAACACACCAGCGCCGGCGGCCGGCTATGGCATGGCTTACGACTACCACGAATCCTACAGCGAAACGGAGCAGACCAGCTTCTCGGCCACGGGTAGCGTACAGACCGCCGACGGGCGCAGCATCAACTTCAATGTCGAATTATCGATGTCGCGCAGCTATTACGAAGAGAGCAACGTCAGCATCCGCCTCGGCGATGCAGCCCGTCAGGTCGATCCGCTGGTCCTCAATTTCGCCGGCAATGCCGCCCAGCTGACTGACCAGCGCTTTGCCTTCGACCTCAACAGCGACGGCAGCGCGGAACAGATCAATTTCGTTGCCCCGGGCAGCGGCTTTCTCGTGTTTGACCGCAACCACGACGGCGTCATCAACAACGGCAAGGAAATGTTCGGCCCGAGCAGCGGCAACGGTTTCAGCGAACTCGCCGCCCTCGACGATGACAAGAATGGCTGGATCGATGAAAACGATGCTGCATTCGGCCAACTCCAGGTCTGGACACGCAACGCTGATGCAAAAGAGCAACTGCTTTCACTGGGCGATGCCGGAGTGGGTGCTATCGCCCTGGCGAACGTCGCTACGCCATTCAGCCTGAAAAATGACAGCAACCAGCTACTTGGCAAAATTCGCAGTTCCGGTATTTTTTTGCAGGAAGACGGAAGCGCTGGCACAATCCAGCAAATCGACCTGACAGCCTGA
- a CDS encoding NAD kinase has protein sequence MNRSFASIRAPRTIALVGKYHSMEIAESLRRLAEYLHERGVSVFIERETAEHIGRKVDLSRWVTCGFNDIGAHADLAIVLGGDGTMLNAARRLARYCVPLVGVNQGRLGFMTDIARDDMLTCMDDLLDGRFMPENRMLLAAEVIRDGKEIASNLALNDVVVDKGAIGRMIEFELFIDGEFIYNLRSDGLVVATPTGSTAYSMSAGGPIMHPTLAGIALVPLCPHALTNRPIIVNDSADIELRIANADDPRVHFDGQVTLDLARDDCVRIKRSGYSIRFLHPPGYSYFAMLRQKLHWSERPKGP, from the coding sequence ATGAACAGAAGCTTCGCGTCCATCCGCGCGCCGCGGACGATTGCTCTGGTCGGCAAATACCACAGTATGGAAATTGCCGAGTCCTTGCGTCGTCTGGCCGAATACCTGCACGAGCGGGGCGTCAGCGTTTTCATCGAACGCGAGACGGCGGAGCACATCGGGCGCAAGGTCGATCTGTCGCGCTGGGTGACCTGCGGTTTCAACGACATCGGTGCGCATGCCGACCTCGCCATCGTGCTCGGCGGCGACGGCACCATGCTCAATGCAGCGCGCCGCCTGGCGCGCTACTGCGTGCCGCTGGTCGGCGTCAATCAGGGCCGGCTCGGCTTCATGACCGATATCGCGCGCGACGACATGCTGACCTGCATGGACGATCTGCTCGACGGGCGCTTCATGCCGGAAAACCGCATGCTGCTGGCCGCCGAGGTGATCCGCGACGGCAAGGAAATCGCGTCCAACCTGGCACTCAACGACGTCGTTGTGGACAAGGGGGCGATCGGCCGCATGATCGAGTTCGAACTCTTCATCGACGGCGAATTCATCTACAACCTGCGTTCGGACGGCCTGGTTGTCGCCACGCCGACCGGTTCGACGGCGTATTCGATGTCGGCCGGCGGCCCGATCATGCATCCGACCCTGGCCGGCATCGCGCTCGTGCCGCTCTGCCCGCATGCGCTGACCAACCGGCCGATCATCGTCAATGACAGTGCCGATATCGAACTGCGCATCGCCAATGCCGACGATCCGCGCGTGCACTTCGACGGCCAGGTCACGCTCGATCTGGCGCGCGACGATTGCGTGCGCATCAAGCGTTCCGGCTATTCCATCCGTTTCCTGCATCCGCCCGGTTACAGCTACTTCGCCATGCTGCGCCAGAAGCTGCACTGGAGCGAGCGCCCGAAAGGCCCCTGA
- a CDS encoding outer membrane protein assembly factor BamE produces MPRYPLLLVAAFCTLLTACTYKPAFINEYKIDIQQGNVLTQEMVAQLKPGQTRDQVRFLLGSPMITDIFHQQRWDYVYRYRNGQTDRVDERKFVVFFDAAGRLERVAGDVEVASVEDLTTPQNKSRLVDLGSISGEAADVPLPPREPPSLYRRFMNAMGF; encoded by the coding sequence ATGCCTCGTTACCCGCTACTGCTCGTTGCAGCCTTTTGCACGCTTCTGACCGCTTGTACCTACAAGCCGGCCTTCATTAACGAATACAAGATCGACATCCAGCAGGGCAATGTGCTGACCCAGGAAATGGTCGCCCAGCTCAAGCCGGGGCAGACGCGCGACCAGGTTCGCTTCCTGCTCGGTTCGCCGATGATTACCGACATCTTTCACCAGCAGCGCTGGGATTATGTCTATCGTTACCGGAACGGTCAGACCGATCGGGTCGATGAGCGCAAGTTTGTCGTCTTCTTCGATGCTGCCGGCCGCCTCGAGCGCGTTGCCGGCGATGTCGAGGTCGCCTCGGTCGAGGATCTGACGACGCCGCAGAACAAGTCACGGCTGGTTGATCTCGGTTCGATTTCGGGCGAAGCGGCCGATGTGCCGTTGCCGCCGCGCGAACCGCCGAGCCTCTACCGGCGCTTCATGAACGCAATGGGATTTTAA
- the dapB gene encoding 4-hydroxy-tetrahydrodipicolinate reductase: protein MSATRIGIVGAGGRMGRMLIESTLKDERVVLGAAFGLPGSPEVGKTAGDLVGMACDVVVIDDVAAGLKNIDCLIDFTRPEGTLEHLALCRKAGVGMIIGTTGFDAEGKAAIAAAAQDIPVVFAANMAVGVNLVFKLLDEAARILNQGYDIEIVEAHHRLKVDAPSGTALRMGEVVASALGRDLAECAVYGREGVTGERDPSTIGFATVRGGDIVGDHTVMFCGLGERVEITHKASSRMPYALGSLRAARFIAGRKNGLFDMQDVLGLR, encoded by the coding sequence ATGAGTGCAACACGTATTGGCATCGTCGGTGCCGGCGGCCGGATGGGCCGCATGTTGATCGAATCGACGCTCAAGGATGAGCGGGTCGTGCTGGGGGCGGCGTTCGGCCTGCCGGGCAGCCCGGAAGTCGGCAAGACGGCGGGTGATCTGGTCGGCATGGCGTGCGACGTCGTGGTCATCGACGATGTTGCGGCCGGTCTCAAGAATATCGACTGCCTGATCGACTTCACGCGCCCGGAAGGCACGCTCGAGCATCTCGCGCTGTGCCGCAAGGCCGGGGTCGGCATGATTATCGGCACGACCGGCTTCGATGCCGAAGGCAAGGCGGCGATTGCCGCGGCCGCGCAGGATATTCCCGTTGTCTTCGCCGCCAACATGGCGGTCGGCGTCAATCTGGTCTTCAAGTTGCTCGACGAAGCTGCACGTATCCTGAACCAGGGTTACGACATCGAGATCGTCGAAGCGCATCACCGCCTCAAGGTCGACGCGCCGTCCGGTACGGCGCTGCGCATGGGTGAGGTGGTGGCCTCGGCGCTCGGTCGCGATCTTGCCGAGTGTGCGGTTTACGGTCGCGAAGGCGTGACCGGCGAGCGCGATCCGTCGACCATCGGCTTTGCCACGGTGCGCGGCGGCGATATCGTCGGCGACCATACGGTGATGTTCTGCGGTCTCGGCGAGCGCGTCGAAATCACGCACAAGGCGAGCAGCCGCATGCCGTATGCCCTGGGCAGCCTGCGTGCCGCGCGCTTCATTGCCGGGCGCAAGAACGGCCTGTTCGATATGCAGGATGTGCTCGGTTTGCGCTAG